In a single window of the Spirochaetota bacterium genome:
- a CDS encoding response regulator produces MNEDANNDRILIVDDMKSNIDILSHLLKNDYIIDSAIDGLMALAKVKENHPDLILLDVMMPGLDGYQVCERLKGDEETNDIPVIFITGMDEFGDKSKAFEIGAVDYINKPFDIFEVKARIKTHLALKHATDELQKQDQIFGTDAKESIEGNHENQFHIFHSFGRAAEYWDNKNSNHIIRISNYSYLLARAYGMSDEDCELLRQVSVMHDVGKIAIPESILLKPDKLDDDEWEIMKTHTAIGEEMLSVYNSKHLSIAQQIAATHHEKWDGSGYPRGLQKEEIPIEGRIVALCDVFDALTSDRPFREAWSVEDAVTEIKKRSGTHFDPNLVKVFMEILDDIILIKKKYPD; encoded by the coding sequence ATGAATGAAGATGCAAATAATGATAGGATATTAATTGTTGACGATATGAAGAGCAACATAGATATTCTATCACATCTTCTTAAAAATGATTATATAATAGACTCAGCCATAGACGGATTGATGGCTCTTGCAAAGGTTAAGGAGAACCACCCAGATTTAATTCTATTGGATGTCATGATGCCAGGTCTTGATGGTTATCAAGTATGTGAAAGGTTGAAAGGAGATGAAGAGACAAATGACATACCAGTAATTTTTATTACTGGCATGGATGAATTTGGTGATAAATCTAAGGCCTTTGAGATTGGCGCAGTGGATTACATCAACAAACCCTTTGATATATTTGAAGTTAAGGCTAGAATTAAGACGCATCTTGCCTTAAAACATGCCACAGATGAGTTGCAAAAACAGGATCAGATTTTTGGAACAGATGCGAAGGAATCCATAGAGGGAAATCATGAGAATCAATTTCATATTTTTCACAGCTTTGGACGCGCTGCGGAATACTGGGATAATAAGAACAGCAATCATATAATACGCATTAGCAATTATAGCTACCTTCTCGCTCGCGCTTATGGGATGAGTGATGAGGATTGTGAATTGCTGCGTCAGGTTAGTGTTATGCATGATGTTGGAAAGATTGCAATCCCTGAGTCTATCCTACTCAAACCTGATAAGCTCGATGATGATGAATGGGAAATAATGAAAACCCATACAGCTATTGGCGAAGAGATGCTATCGGTCTATAACTCTAAACATTTAAGCATAGCTCAACAAATCGCTGCAACTCATCATGAAAAATGGGATGGTTCTGGCTATCCTCGGGGATTGCAGAAAGAAGAGATACCTATAGAAGGTCGCATTGTCGCATTATGTGATGTGTTTGATGCGCTGACCTCTGATAGACCTTTTAGGGAAGCTTGGTCAGTTGAGGACGCAGTTACAGAAATTAAGAAAAGGAGCGGTACACACTTTGATCCAAACCTTGTGAAGGTGTTTATGGAAATATTGGATGACATAATATTGATAAAGAAAAAATATCCTGACTAG
- a CDS encoding chemotaxis protein CheW → MNLLRFRIEKSVFSIRTDGIIKIVGRVDLLERQRLLQNSTSESENMNIKVLNIRKLLNLHNKNKRNPRIIFINSISIPYGILVDEILHIGDGFVREFKTPVPIIKGIDPNVIEGFEVFMNEVSIVLDCDSLIRSFGRMTL, encoded by the coding sequence ATGAACCTCTTAAGATTTAGAATTGAGAAATCAGTTTTCTCAATAAGGACTGACGGAATTATTAAAATAGTTGGACGAGTCGATTTATTAGAAAGGCAGAGACTTCTACAGAATAGTACTTCTGAAAGTGAAAATATGAATATAAAGGTATTGAATATCAGGAAACTCTTAAATCTACATAATAAAAATAAGAGGAATCCAAGGATAATATTTATTAATAGTATCTCAATCCCTTACGGTATTCTGGTAGATGAAATTCTACATATTGGAGATGGCTTTGTAAGGGAATTTAAAACACCTGTTCCAATAATTAAAGGAATTGATCCCAATGTCATCGAGGGTTTCGAAGTTTTTATGAACGAGGTGAGTATAGTATTGGACTGCGATTCTTTAATAAGATCCTTCGGTCGTATGACATTATGA
- a CDS encoding methylmalonyl-CoA mutase family protein, whose protein sequence is MLNKNDLERLEEARRKYDEEVRQVLAKIPDSGKEHVTISGLSVKPLFSPLDIEESDFLKDISFPGQYPFTRSVFHAGYHSRTINIRQVTGIGTAEETNERWKFLLSLGATALAVVGLRGWGPDADDERMDGFVGKDEVVCDSLYDYETLFNGIDLRKYPVHLITGSSFALANYIVIAERQGIELHELRGSISNMLRPDRECLDIIEYCARNMPLYNAGYLDMRNTREGGCTAAQEIAFGVALTMATVDELINRGLKIDDFLHRITWFVNSGPEFFEEVAKFRTLRRIWARTFRERYGVTDPRSLMARMHCQTYAPTLTKCQPFNNLIRSTIYALAAIMGGVQSIHINSFDEAFATPTEFSSSLSVRTQQIIDLETGITSVIDPLGGSYYIEWLTNKIEEDARNIIDTIQSKGGAFKAFNWMQDELRKAALRWQEEIDSGRRLHVGVNTLVDEYDIQMEAFKVLQEYADFQAINEYNPSIRDKQIRRLNKVRSERDDKKVEMAKERLLAAYKSEENILPPMIKAVKCYITQGEVGQVMAKSQGYSSMEEIFNEIISSRLLA, encoded by the coding sequence ATGTTAAACAAGAATGATTTAGAGAGGCTTGAAGAGGCTAGGAGGAAATATGATGAGGAGGTGCGTCAGGTATTGGCAAAGATTCCGGATTCAGGAAAGGAGCATGTGACAATCTCCGGTCTTTCAGTAAAGCCCCTTTTCAGTCCTCTGGATATTGAAGAATCCGATTTCTTAAAGGATATTTCATTTCCAGGTCAGTATCCCTTCACTCGTAGTGTTTTCCATGCAGGTTATCATTCCCGCACAATAAACATAAGGCAGGTTACTGGGATCGGCACTGCTGAGGAGACTAACGAGAGGTGGAAATTCCTTTTATCTCTTGGTGCGACAGCCCTTGCGGTTGTGGGATTGAGAGGCTGGGGTCCAGATGCTGATGATGAGAGGATGGATGGATTCGTGGGAAAGGATGAGGTGGTCTGTGATTCGCTTTATGATTATGAAACCCTCTTCAATGGTATAGATTTGAGGAAGTACCCGGTTCATCTCATCACTGGGTCCAGTTTTGCATTGGCCAATTACATTGTGATTGCTGAGAGGCAGGGTATTGAACTTCATGAACTAAGAGGAAGCATCTCCAACATGCTTAGGCCGGATAGGGAGTGTCTGGATATCATTGAATATTGCGCACGGAACATGCCTCTCTATAACGCTGGATATCTTGATATGCGTAATACAAGGGAGGGTGGATGCACTGCCGCTCAGGAGATAGCATTTGGTGTTGCCTTAACTATGGCTACTGTTGATGAGCTTATCAATAGAGGTCTAAAGATTGATGATTTCCTTCATCGGATAACCTGGTTTGTCAACTCAGGTCCCGAATTTTTTGAAGAGGTCGCTAAGTTCAGGACATTGAGGAGGATATGGGCTCGAACATTTCGTGAAAGATATGGTGTTACTGATCCTCGATCTTTAATGGCAAGGATGCATTGCCAGACCTATGCTCCAACCCTTACAAAATGTCAACCCTTCAATAACCTGATCAGGAGCACAATCTATGCCCTTGCTGCCATTATGGGCGGCGTTCAGTCAATTCATATAAACTCATTCGACGAGGCCTTTGCCACACCGACTGAGTTCTCTTCTTCGCTCTCTGTTAGGACACAACAGATTATTGATCTCGAAACAGGGATAACATCAGTGATCGATCCTTTGGGCGGCTCATATTACATTGAATGGCTTACAAATAAGATTGAGGAGGATGCTCGAAATATTATTGACACCATTCAGTCTAAGGGTGGTGCATTTAAGGCCTTTAATTGGATGCAGGATGAACTCCGAAAAGCGGCCCTCAGGTGGCAGGAGGAGATCGATAGTGGAAGGCGGCTCCACGTAGGTGTTAATACACTGGTTGATGAGTATGATATACAGATGGAGGCATTTAAGGTATTACAGGAATATGCAGACTTCCAGGCAATTAACGAGTATAATCCTTCTATTAGGGATAAACAGATCAGACGGCTGAATAAGGTCCGAAGTGAGAGGGATGACAAGAAGGTTGAGATGGCCAAGGAAAGGCTTCTTGCGGCCTATAAGAGCGAAGAGAATATCCTTCCTCCAATGATTAAGGCGGTAAAGTGCTATATAACACAGGGTGAGGTTGGGCAGGTTATGGCAAAGTCTCAGGGCTATTCTTCAATGGAGGAGATTTTCAATGAAATAATCTCATCTAGATTGCTTGCGTGA
- a CDS encoding CAP domain-containing protein translates to MQKFGIISINLLIISVFLTTHQSISLPYTESYLSELLDENSRVKQLEEYKDNEETIKLKLEILKEINTNRSRHGLRSLKLDILACRIASKTASEAVRGNYFGHWNLRGEKPYHRYAFAGGMHHVSENAAMRWRSVPMEKSYENVLNFIIDSHMAMYNEKSPHDGHRKNILNPWHTHVGLGFSLIENNFRYYEEYLNIYLEIEPLQTSIRAGESVKISGRVAAPNYGIFFVVVYYEPFPSPMTPKQIAQKNSYSDFTDSRVVSLPFWKINYDDNSKQFHFSFQTSKVGLYYVQIYIKSGHTKNEKNRFITTKGLSPVSGIVIKAN, encoded by the coding sequence ATGCAAAAATTTGGAATTATTTCAATCAATCTTCTGATAATATCCGTTTTCTTGACTACCCATCAATCAATTTCACTACCCTACACTGAATCATACCTAAGTGAATTATTGGATGAAAATAGTAGAGTAAAGCAACTTGAAGAATACAAGGATAATGAAGAGACAATAAAGCTAAAGCTTGAAATACTAAAGGAGATAAATACCAATAGGTCTCGACATGGTTTAAGATCGCTTAAGCTTGATATTCTTGCTTGTAGGATAGCGAGCAAGACAGCATCAGAGGCTGTTAGGGGCAATTATTTTGGTCATTGGAATCTAAGGGGAGAAAAACCATATCATCGTTATGCATTTGCTGGAGGGATGCATCATGTATCCGAGAATGCAGCGATGAGATGGAGATCAGTCCCAATGGAAAAGAGTTATGAAAATGTACTCAATTTTATTATTGATTCACATATGGCAATGTATAACGAAAAATCCCCACATGATGGACATAGAAAGAATATCCTGAATCCCTGGCACACTCATGTAGGATTAGGATTTTCGTTAATTGAAAATAATTTCAGATATTATGAGGAGTATCTGAATATATATCTTGAGATTGAACCTTTACAAACAAGCATAAGGGCAGGGGAATCTGTAAAGATATCCGGAAGGGTAGCTGCCCCTAATTACGGCATATTCTTTGTGGTTGTATATTATGAACCATTTCCCTCCCCAATGACACCGAAACAGATAGCTCAAAAGAACTCATATTCTGATTTTACTGATTCAAGGGTGGTTAGTCTGCCCTTCTGGAAAATAAACTACGATGATAATAGCAAGCAGTTTCACTTTTCCTTTCAAACCTCAAAGGTGGGTTTATACTATGTACAAATTTATATAAAGAGTGGGCATACCAAAAATGAAAAGAACCGTTTCATTACCACAAAAGGTCTTTCACCTGTTTCTGGGATCGTTATCAAGGCAAATTAG
- the csrA gene encoding carbon storage regulator CsrA, which translates to MLVLARKLNESIMIGDEVELVVIDIKGDQVKLGIKAPRRIAVHRKEIYEEIQQENIAASSSEFTQETLKDISDYFNKGK; encoded by the coding sequence ATGCTAGTATTGGCGAGAAAATTGAATGAGAGCATAATGATAGGTGATGAGGTTGAGTTAGTTGTGATTGACATAAAGGGAGATCAGGTCAAATTGGGGATAAAAGCTCCAAGAAGAATCGCTGTTCATAGAAAAGAAATATATGAAGAGATTCAGCAGGAAAACATCGCCGCATCCAGCTCAGAATTCACACAGGAAACCTTGAAGGACATATCCGATTATTTCAATAAGGGCAAATGA
- a CDS encoding methyl-accepting chemotaxis protein, which translates to MNYKMKLFNRYKNMRIVSKVYSAHIVVTLLGLIICIFFIIGMSTISRLTDKMYYYPYIIANNVYGAQKDILQIKNEMMDNVLFKKGRADIELAISRIEDYKDNVDNHFRIIEERMTDEKGKELIAKAKDNFKDWKAIIDEVTHLITNRSSSEALLIMKGWSQKHVGKLIELMDLMSNHTDELAMNFHIDANTASSKVKSISLISTIVLIVIIIFISIFISKNIKLSVSSAIDTIKDITKNGDLSQEIKIMNRDEMGEIIMHLNELLNSLRDLRDQAKSISDGNLTDRILDNKIIGDLGEEFSKMVYNLKLLANQAKAISEGDLKNEILDNRIDGDLGDAFFSMKENLKSIVGSINYLINITSSTVNEISAISEEMAGAANTQVDMISDISSSFSQLTGSIKHVADNAGIVSLKAGENTQIAERAKSLTEKAIDMVISTKKISDKINDTFMELQRKAENISDIINIILNIADKSDLLALNASIEASSAGESGRRFSVVASEMRKLSERISLSTGDIEKILKEIQDSIGESAGLIKTEADDIENTGNIIMELESVFKGLYNDFSDTSKMMIEVSTATEEQRITTESLKGSVEEMNISIQETTNAAEGTARAAVELMDNANTLIEYVKRFKL; encoded by the coding sequence ATGAATTATAAAATGAAATTATTCAACAGATATAAAAATATGAGGATCGTTAGCAAGGTTTATAGCGCACATATAGTTGTAACGCTATTAGGTTTGATTATATGTATTTTCTTCATCATCGGAATGTCTACCATCAGCCGTCTTACCGATAAAATGTATTACTATCCATATATTATTGCTAATAATGTCTATGGGGCACAGAAGGATATATTACAGATTAAAAATGAAATGATGGATAATGTTCTTTTCAAAAAAGGCAGAGCTGATATTGAATTGGCTATATCAAGAATTGAGGACTATAAGGATAATGTTGATAATCATTTCAGGATTATAGAAGAGAGAATGACAGATGAAAAGGGGAAGGAGCTTATTGCCAAAGCAAAAGATAATTTTAAAGACTGGAAGGCTATTATTGATGAAGTAACCCACTTGATAACAAATAGAAGCTCTAGTGAGGCTTTATTGATAATGAAAGGTTGGAGCCAAAAGCATGTAGGCAAGCTTATTGAATTGATGGACTTAATGAGTAATCATACTGATGAATTAGCAATGAATTTCCATATTGATGCCAACACGGCTAGCTCTAAAGTAAAATCGATTTCTCTCATAAGTACCATTGTGCTAATAGTAATAATTATCTTTATATCAATTTTTATTTCAAAAAACATAAAATTATCCGTTAGCTCAGCCATTGATACAATAAAGGATATAACCAAGAATGGCGATCTCTCTCAAGAGATAAAAATAATGAATAGAGATGAAATGGGAGAGATAATAATGCATCTTAATGAATTATTAAATTCCCTAAGGGATTTGCGAGATCAGGCTAAGTCAATATCTGATGGGAACCTAACAGATAGAATTCTGGATAATAAAATAATCGGAGATCTGGGCGAGGAGTTCAGTAAGATGGTATATAATTTGAAGCTGCTGGCGAATCAGGCAAAGGCTATTTCAGAGGGGGACCTTAAAAATGAGATTTTGGATAATAGAATAGATGGAGATCTGGGAGATGCATTCTTTTCCATGAAGGAGAATCTGAAAAGCATAGTTGGAAGTATAAACTATCTTATCAACATCACATCCTCAACAGTAAATGAAATATCTGCGATAAGTGAAGAGATGGCAGGCGCTGCAAATACACAAGTAGACATGATCTCAGATATTTCTTCTTCTTTTTCACAGTTGACTGGATCGATTAAGCATGTTGCCGATAATGCAGGTATTGTATCCCTTAAAGCAGGCGAAAACACCCAAATTGCAGAAAGAGCTAAATCCCTTACTGAAAAGGCAATTGATATGGTGATTTCAACAAAGAAGATTTCAGATAAGATAAATGATACTTTTATGGAACTGCAGAGAAAGGCAGAAAATATAAGTGATATTATAAATATTATTTTAAATATAGCTGATAAGAGTGATCTCTTGGCGCTAAATGCCTCTATTGAGGCATCATCTGCTGGAGAGTCTGGAAGGAGATTTTCAGTTGTTGCAAGTGAAATGAGGAAGTTATCTGAAAGGATTTCCCTTTCTACAGGAGATATTGAAAAAATTTTAAAGGAGATTCAGGATAGCATTGGAGAATCCGCAGGTTTGATTAAGACTGAGGCAGATGATATTGAAAACACCGGCAATATCATCATGGAACTTGAGTCAGTATTTAAGGGTCTGTATAATGACTTCAGTGATACATCAAAGATGATGATCGAGGTCTCCACGGCTACAGAAGAACAGCGGATTACTACTGAGTCCCTCAAGGGTTCTGTAGAGGAGATGAACATATCAATTCAAGAAACAACGAATGCTGCAGAGGGGACGGCTAGGGCCGCTGTGGAGTTAATGGATAATGCTAATACTCTTATCGAATATGTAAAAAGGTTTAAGCTTTGA
- a CDS encoding chemotaxis protein CheW: protein MSSSDIIESDDYVLEIDSNVIVTSSEEELETIDILIFKVNDRELGFQNNGIYEILKPQKITPVPFTEDFVLGLMNVRGEIISCIDCGLFLFSEWIEIGEKSRIILIGNGEITTGILVSSIIGIEQIQVGAMEKFSESGGGLIVEFIQWIMDTEERSLVVLAIDKIINSERLRSYEKR, encoded by the coding sequence ATGTCAAGTTCAGATATAATTGAAAGTGATGATTATGTTTTAGAGATTGACTCTAATGTCATCGTAACCTCATCTGAAGAAGAGTTGGAAACAATAGATATTCTCATATTCAAAGTAAATGATAGGGAACTCGGATTTCAGAATAATGGCATATATGAGATCCTTAAACCACAGAAGATAACACCTGTGCCCTTTACAGAGGATTTTGTTCTGGGATTGATGAATGTGCGGGGAGAAATAATCTCTTGTATTGACTGCGGTCTTTTCCTCTTTTCTGAATGGATTGAGATAGGGGAGAAATCAAGAATTATTCTTATCGGAAACGGGGAAATCACCACAGGTATTTTAGTAAGTTCTATAATCGGAATCGAACAGATACAGGTTGGGGCAATGGAAAAATTTTCGGAATCTGGAGGTGGACTCATTGTCGAATTTATTCAATGGATTATGGATACTGAAGAAAGGTCCTTGGTTGTGTTGGCTATTGATAAAATTATAAATTCAGAGAGATTGAGAAGCTATGAAAAGAGATGA
- a CDS encoding chemotaxis protein CheA translates to MKRDDLSPEIIKNILDESRELITELDLYIIDLEKNPDKNDQINKIFRAFHSIKGTTGNIDEFIPISKFAHQVETLLSKLRAKELRMNHYIGTILLSARDMIQDLLIRAGENENIEDINTNIISNEIQQIIEGKAIAEEESTLESSTIETLTSKRNSIRVDIDRIDKLINCAGEVYINERMLKHQILILKNKFLTLKNNIALLKAGQGDRNYSDVYELQKVFSDLLMSFEDLSEKSDEVDFVSDELKSNLLQMRMVPIQQLFNRAIRIARDISIAEGKEVNIQSFGEETEVDRKVIEEMYDPLVHIIRNAIDHGIELSEEREEYGKTHVGNIILKAFYHEGSVVIEASDDGRGIDIEGIKKKAVFMKLYSENSIEKMTEEDVLNTIFLPGFSTKDMISEISGRGVGMDVLMENVKKLKGDVKVTSEKGEGTTFSITLPLTLVMSEVIIIEVSNEIYTIPIDNIIEIVKLSGNLIRNVGERYTLSFNGKSIPVIDLNSLFIGESYSPIFNEDDVHSFVVVNSLGRIAALYVDRVICFDSIVVKGMGSHISRLRNFQGATILEDGNVSLILNIDGILTEMDEYFLKNNHEPCIGLH, encoded by the coding sequence ATGAAAAGAGATGACCTGTCTCCTGAGATTATCAAAAACATTCTTGATGAATCAAGGGAGCTCATTACTGAACTTGATCTTTATATAATTGATCTGGAGAAGAATCCAGATAAGAATGATCAGATTAACAAAATCTTCAGAGCCTTTCATAGCATTAAGGGTACAACCGGAAATATTGATGAATTTATACCCATATCAAAATTTGCACATCAGGTAGAGACACTCCTTTCCAAGTTGAGGGCAAAAGAGTTGAGGATGAATCATTATATTGGGACTATTTTATTAAGTGCACGGGATATGATTCAGGATTTATTAATAAGGGCTGGAGAAAATGAAAATATTGAGGATATTAATACGAATATAATCAGCAATGAAATACAACAGATTATTGAGGGCAAGGCAATTGCAGAGGAGGAGAGCACACTTGAATCATCAACAATCGAAACGCTAACAAGCAAGAGAAATAGTATAAGGGTGGATATTGATAGAATAGATAAACTCATCAATTGCGCTGGTGAAGTTTATATAAATGAAAGAATGCTTAAGCATCAAATATTGATCCTGAAAAATAAATTTTTAACTCTAAAGAATAATATTGCACTACTAAAAGCAGGACAAGGTGATCGAAATTATTCAGATGTATATGAACTGCAAAAGGTTTTTAGTGATCTGCTAATGAGTTTCGAAGATCTTTCAGAAAAATCTGATGAAGTTGATTTTGTATCAGATGAATTAAAATCAAATCTGCTCCAGATGAGGATGGTTCCCATTCAGCAATTATTCAATAGAGCAATCAGAATTGCGCGTGATATATCAATAGCAGAAGGCAAGGAGGTAAATATACAATCATTTGGTGAAGAGACTGAGGTTGACAGAAAGGTAATAGAGGAGATGTATGATCCCCTTGTGCATATAATCAGAAATGCAATAGATCATGGTATTGAGCTAAGTGAAGAGAGGGAAGAGTATGGCAAGACTCATGTTGGAAATATTATATTAAAGGCATTTTATCATGAAGGATCTGTTGTAATTGAGGCTAGCGATGATGGTAGGGGTATTGACATTGAAGGGATTAAAAAAAAGGCTGTCTTTATGAAATTATATTCGGAAAATTCTATAGAAAAAATGACTGAGGAGGATGTATTGAATACAATTTTTCTTCCAGGCTTTTCAACAAAGGATATGATTTCAGAAATATCTGGAAGGGGAGTTGGGATGGATGTCCTCATGGAAAATGTCAAAAAGCTAAAAGGCGATGTTAAGGTAACCTCTGAAAAAGGAGAGGGAACAACCTTCTCAATTACGCTTCCTCTTACACTGGTGATGTCAGAGGTTATTATAATTGAAGTTTCAAATGAAATATATACTATACCCATTGATAATATCATTGAGATTGTCAAGTTGTCAGGCAATCTAATCAGAAATGTTGGAGAGCGCTATACACTTAGTTTTAATGGAAAGAGTATCCCTGTAATTGATTTAAATAGTCTTTTCATAGGTGAGAGTTATTCACCCATCTTCAATGAAGATGATGTGCATTCATTTGTAGTTGTAAATTCATTGGGAAGAATTGCTGCATTGTATGTAGACAGAGTAATCTGTTTTGATAGTATTGTTGTAAAGGGAATGGGGTCTCATATATCAAGGCTCAGAAACTTCCAAGGCGCAACCATCCTTGAGGATGGGAATGTTTCACTTATTCTAAATATTGATGGAATACTTACAGAGATGGACGAATATTTTCTCAAGAATAACCATGAACCCTGTATAGGATTACACTGA
- a CDS encoding YIP1 family protein, with protein sequence MNSFNNRMIRAAKLDVDLYEEVEADTGATSQAMGVVVLSSIASGIGSIAIGGLSGIIMGTIVALIGWYVWAYLTYLIGTKFLPEPQTSADLGELLRTIGFSSSPGIIRVLGIIPGLGGLIFIAASIWMLVAMIIAVRQALDYNSTLRAVGVCFIGWVIYSLLSVLLFSIFGTN encoded by the coding sequence ATGAACAGTTTCAATAATCGTATGATTCGTGCTGCTAAACTGGATGTCGACCTTTATGAAGAGGTTGAGGCTGATACTGGAGCAACTAGTCAAGCGATGGGGGTTGTTGTTCTCTCAAGCATTGCTTCTGGAATAGGAAGCATAGCAATTGGAGGACTAAGCGGAATAATTATGGGAACCATAGTAGCCCTCATCGGATGGTATGTATGGGCCTATCTCACCTATCTAATAGGCACTAAATTCCTACCCGAACCACAGACAAGCGCGGATTTAGGAGAACTGTTGCGCACTATCGGTTTTTCAAGCTCCCCTGGTATTATTCGTGTGCTGGGTATTATTCCTGGACTTGGTGGATTGATCTTTATTGCAGCCTCTATTTGGATGCTCGTTGCTATGATTATCGCTGTTAGGCAAGCCCTTGATTACAATAGCACCTTACGAGCTGTAGGGGTTTGCTTCATCGGATGGGTAATATACTCTTTATTATCGGTATTATTATTCTCTATTTTTGGTACTAACTAA
- the fliW gene encoding flagellar assembly protein FliW: MSIQINTKPFGQIKVEKKQIIDFPDGILGFEFVEKFVILDSDEKSPFKWMQAYSIPELAFIIIRPIDFLVKYELIVSQNDMKALNVESVEELLVFAIVTIPSNPSEMTANLQGPIAINPQKRIGRQVISLSDKYIVKHKILEEMKKLAEGEK; encoded by the coding sequence TTGAGTATCCAGATTAATACAAAACCCTTTGGACAGATAAAGGTAGAGAAAAAACAGATTATAGATTTCCCTGACGGGATATTGGGATTTGAGTTTGTTGAAAAATTCGTAATCCTTGACTCAGATGAGAAGTCTCCATTCAAATGGATGCAGGCGTATTCAATACCAGAACTGGCCTTTATTATAATAAGACCAATCGATTTTCTTGTAAAATATGAACTAATAGTATCACAGAATGACATGAAGGCATTGAATGTTGAAAGTGTTGAAGAATTGCTTGTGTTTGCCATTGTTACTATTCCATCTAATCCCTCTGAAATGACAGCAAATCTACAAGGTCCAATAGCAATAAATCCACAAAAGCGAATTGGAAGGCAGGTTATCTCCCTAAGTGATAAATATATAGTAAAACATAAAATTCTAGAGGAGATGAAAAAGCTTGCCGAGGGAGAGAAATAG